Proteins from one Homalodisca vitripennis isolate AUS2020 chromosome 3, UT_GWSS_2.1, whole genome shotgun sequence genomic window:
- the LOC124358697 gene encoding uncharacterized protein LOC124358697: MGEFFLGTIGSLPQIEHPRVAWEENPSGVEVRRCFYSEFCRFAAIYRWLGSFPVETSRLSRNLNFSWKSTITLMSVLSLPITSVFLWSWERFGDTLEQLFSLILTICPLVNKILYINNTPSLIKLIQQMDLIDVDSSLKERNVELIKKDHKFIICFGLVSSAIVMFPHSILTTGPVPQVIFYHFLHCQWMITSMAQSSIYYAICYQMNHFCDRYLSSLEEIASWPHNEVSEDLIEDHRIVQAKLMTCVRLMDDTFGSWLAFIYITNCVKFLLYCYYSMYGIRRGEMGLTLLQMIWFLFFVYRPAVLTDHINRKNKKIMPYLVKMALKPFPDSTLFQINYFIRQLKFNVASVSAAGLADINKEIVTKSLSLFATSFVAVIQLEPQVQNLVTYLRRMINSTSPSQ; this comes from the exons ATGGGCGAGTTCTTTCTTGGAACAATAGGTAGTTTACCACAAATAGAGCATCCAAGAGTGGCTTGGGAGGAGAATCCTTCAGGAGTAGAGGTAAGAAGATGTTTCTACTCTGAATTTTGTAGATTTGCTGCCATCTATAGATGGTTGGGAAGTTTTCCAGTGGAAACATCAAGATTGAGCCGTAACTTGAATTTCTCATGGAAAAGTACTATCACACTGATGTCAGTTTTGTCTCTACCTATTACTAGTGTATTTCTGTGGAGCTGGGAACGTTTTGGTGATACTTTGGAGCAActtttctctttaattttgacCATCTGCCCTCTAGTAAACaaaattctttacataaataacacGCCTTCTTTGATCAAACTGATCCAACAGATGGACCTGATTGATGTGGACAGCAGCCTAAAAGAGAGAAATGTCGAACTTATCAAGAAAGACCATAAGTTTATCATTTGTTTTGGACTGGTATCAAGCGCCATCGTCATGTTTCCGCACTCCATCCTGACGACGGGTCCCGTTCCACAAGTTATCTTCTACCATTTCCTCCACTGCCAGTGGATGATCACATCCATGGCTCAATCATCAATCTACTATGCTATTTGTTACCAAATGAACCACTTCTGTGATCGCTACCTCTCTTCCTTGGAAGAAATCGCCAGTTGGCCTCATAACGAAGTCTCTGAAGATCTTATTGAAGACCATCGCATCGTCCAAGCCAAACTGATGACCTGTGTGAGATTAATGGATGATACTTTTGGCTCCTGGCTGGCCTTCATCTACATAACCAATTGTGTGAAGTTCCTGCTCTACTGCTACTACTCAATGTATGGCATTCGTAGGGGAGAGATGGGATTGACATTGCTGCAGATGATATGGTTTCTTTTTTTCGTCTACCGCCCTGCTGTGCTCACAGACCACATCAACAGAAAG AACAAGAAAATTATGCCTTACCTGGTAAAGATGGCTCTGAAACCGTTTCCTGACAGCACATTGTTTCAG ATTAACTACTTTATCCGTCAGCTCAAGTTTAACGTAGCTTCAGTTAGTGCAGCAGGACTCGCGGACATCAACAAGGAAATCGTCACCAAG TCATTGTCACTGTTTGCTACATCATTCGTGGCAGTGATTCAGCTGGAGCCCCAGGTCCAGAACTTAGTGACATATCTGAGAAGGATGATCAACTCCACTTCACCCAGCCAGTAA